From the genome of Nocardia sp. NBC_01503, one region includes:
- a CDS encoding DUF501 domain-containing protein, whose protein sequence is MTAFESHRTPSERDLEIVAKQLGREPRGVLEIAYHTPDGLPAVVKTQPKLPDGTPFPTLYYLTDPRLTAEASRLETTGIMREMTERLTRDAELAAGYRAAYDSYLAERNAIEDLGTDFAGGGMPDRVKCLHVLIAHSLAKGPGVNPLGDEAVALAAEHGLRGTAIPADWPKYEQHEPRSAGEA, encoded by the coding sequence GTGACAGCGTTCGAGAGCCACCGCACACCCAGCGAGCGGGATCTCGAGATCGTCGCCAAACAACTGGGGCGTGAGCCGCGCGGCGTACTGGAGATCGCGTACCACACCCCGGACGGGTTGCCCGCCGTGGTGAAGACGCAGCCGAAACTGCCCGACGGCACCCCGTTTCCGACGCTCTACTACCTGACCGATCCGCGGCTGACCGCCGAGGCCAGCCGGTTGGAGACCACCGGCATCATGCGCGAGATGACCGAACGGCTCACCCGGGACGCCGAATTGGCGGCCGGGTACCGCGCGGCGTACGACAGCTATCTGGCCGAGCGCAATGCCATCGAGGATCTGGGTACCGATTTCGCCGGTGGTGGTATGCCGGATCGAGTGAAGTGCCTGCATGTGCTGATCGCGCATTCGCTGGCCAAGGGGCCCGGGGTGAATCCGCTGGGCGATGAGGCGGTCGCGCTGGCCGCGGAGCATGGCTTGCGCGGCACCGCGATTCCGGCAGACTGGCCGAAATACGAGCAGCATGAGCCGCGTTCGGCGGGCGAGGCGTGA
- a CDS encoding Ppx/GppA phosphatase family protein — translation MSDRIAAVDCGTNSIRLLIADVVRDGTEAAPRLTDVHREMRIVRLGQGVDATGAFAPEAIERTRVALADYVDLMIEAGVTRVRMTATSAARDASNREDFFTMTAAELGRAVEGARAEVITGDEEARLSFAGAVGELSSEAGPFVVVDLGGGSTEVVLGDSAGVQSAYSADIGCVRITERCLHGNPPTREEVASARFFASERLAQAFGVVPVERAQTWVGVAGTMTTLAAVALDLPEYDSERVHLTRLSLTELRKVCDRLINMDHDERAALGPMHPGRVDVIGGGAVIAEVLADELARRAGISELIVSEHDILDGIALSIA, via the coding sequence ATGAGTGACCGGATTGCCGCGGTCGACTGCGGTACGAATTCCATTCGACTACTGATCGCCGATGTCGTTCGGGACGGGACCGAAGCGGCGCCGCGGCTGACCGACGTGCACCGCGAGATGCGCATTGTGCGTCTCGGGCAGGGCGTCGACGCCACCGGTGCGTTCGCTCCGGAAGCCATCGAGCGGACGCGGGTCGCACTGGCCGACTACGTGGATCTCATGATCGAGGCCGGGGTGACTCGGGTGCGCATGACCGCCACCTCCGCCGCCCGCGACGCGAGCAATCGCGAGGATTTCTTCACCATGACCGCGGCCGAATTGGGCCGCGCGGTCGAGGGCGCGCGGGCCGAGGTCATTACCGGTGACGAGGAGGCACGCCTCTCCTTCGCCGGCGCTGTCGGCGAATTGTCCAGTGAGGCAGGACCTTTCGTGGTCGTGGACCTGGGTGGCGGTTCCACCGAAGTGGTGCTCGGGGACAGTGCTGGCGTGCAGTCGGCGTACTCCGCCGATATCGGCTGCGTGCGCATTACCGAGCGCTGCCTGCATGGCAATCCGCCCACCCGCGAAGAGGTCGCCTCGGCCCGCTTCTTCGCCTCCGAGCGCCTGGCGCAGGCTTTCGGCGTGGTACCGGTCGAGCGCGCGCAGACCTGGGTCGGTGTCGCCGGAACCATGACAACGCTCGCGGCGGTAGCCCTGGACCTGCCCGAATACGATTCGGAGCGAGTGCATCTCACCCGCCTGTCGCTGACCGAGCTGCGCAAGGTCTGCGATCGTCTCATCAATATGGATCACGATGAGCGGGCCGCGCTGGGTCCCATGCATCCCGGCCGGGTCGATGTCATCGGCGGTGGTGCGGTGATCGCCGAGGTGCTCGCCGACGAGCTGGCCCGCCGCGCCGGAATCTCCGAGTTGATCGTCAGTGAGCACGACATCCTGGATGGAATCGCCCTCTCCATCGCCTGA
- a CDS encoding peptide MFS transporter, translating into MSEVAQHAKPVSERTLFGHPIGLANLFGVELWERFSFYGMLTILGYYLYYTASEGGLGLEKSTATGIVGAYGGLVYLSTVLGGWIADRVLGMERTVFYGGVVVMAGHIALAVIPGLPGVGVGLVLVALGSGALKANASSLLGTLYSKGDARADGGFTLFYLGINLGAFAGPLITGLLQDHVGFHYGFGAAAIGMALGLTQYVVFRRNLGGHGREVPNPLPRTAIPKTVAFVGAFAVLVAVAALTGLLTLSNLPDVTTGVIAVASIAYFYIMLTSPKVDAVERVRVRAFIPLFIANAVFWSLFQQIFTVLAVYSDERINWDVFGWTAPSNWIGSMEPVWIIALSPLFAIMWTRLGNRAPSTPRKFALGVLGMGAAFMLFALFSGTEGKTVPILFVFAVLGGFAISELLLSPIGLAVTTKLAPNAFRAQMMALYFFSVGIGTSMSGVLSKFYDPSHELAYFGITGLVTIAVGAVVWAIAPWVSRHMEGVH; encoded by the coding sequence ATGTCAGAAGTAGCCCAGCATGCGAAACCGGTCTCCGAACGGACCTTGTTCGGACATCCCATCGGTCTCGCGAATCTTTTCGGCGTCGAGTTGTGGGAACGTTTCTCGTTCTACGGCATGCTCACGATCCTGGGCTACTACCTCTACTACACCGCCTCCGAGGGCGGTCTGGGACTGGAGAAGTCCACCGCGACCGGCATTGTCGGCGCGTACGGCGGTCTGGTGTACCTCTCCACCGTGCTCGGCGGCTGGATCGCGGACCGGGTGCTGGGTATGGAGCGCACCGTCTTCTACGGTGGCGTGGTCGTCATGGCGGGCCATATCGCGCTGGCCGTGATTCCCGGGCTGCCCGGTGTGGGTGTGGGTCTGGTGCTCGTCGCGCTGGGCTCGGGCGCGCTCAAGGCCAATGCGTCCTCGCTGCTGGGCACGCTCTACTCGAAGGGTGATGCTCGCGCGGACGGCGGCTTCACGCTGTTCTATCTGGGCATCAATCTCGGCGCGTTCGCGGGTCCGCTGATCACCGGTCTGCTGCAGGATCATGTCGGCTTCCATTACGGCTTCGGCGCGGCCGCCATCGGTATGGCTTTGGGCCTGACCCAGTACGTGGTATTCCGCCGCAATCTCGGCGGGCACGGCCGCGAGGTGCCGAATCCGCTGCCGCGCACCGCGATTCCCAAGACCGTGGCGTTCGTCGGCGCTTTCGCGGTGCTGGTCGCGGTGGCGGCGCTGACCGGTCTGCTCACCCTGTCGAATCTGCCCGACGTCACCACCGGCGTCATCGCGGTGGCCTCGATCGCCTACTTCTACATCATGCTCACCAGCCCGAAAGTCGATGCCGTCGAACGCGTTCGGGTGCGCGCCTTCATTCCGCTGTTCATCGCCAACGCGGTGTTCTGGTCGCTGTTCCAGCAGATCTTCACCGTGCTCGCGGTCTACTCCGATGAGCGCATCAACTGGGATGTCTTCGGCTGGACCGCGCCCTCTAACTGGATCGGTTCGATGGAGCCGGTGTGGATCATCGCGCTCTCCCCGCTCTTCGCGATCATGTGGACGCGCCTGGGCAATCGCGCCCCGAGCACCCCGCGCAAGTTCGCGCTCGGCGTGCTCGGCATGGGTGCGGCCTTCATGCTCTTCGCGCTCTTCTCCGGCACCGAGGGCAAGACGGTCCCGATCCTGTTCGTCTTCGCGGTACTGGGCGGCTTCGCCATCTCCGAGTTGCTGCTCTCGCCGATCGGCCTGGCGGTCACCACCAAGCTGGCCCCCAACGCCTTCCGCGCCCAGATGATGGCCCTGTACTTCTTCTCGGTCGGCATCGGCACCTCCATGTCCGGCGTGCTGTCCAAGTTCTACGACCCCTCCCACGAACTCGCCTACTTCGGTATCACCGGCCTGGTCACCATCGCGGTGGGCGCCGTGGTCTGGGCCATCGCCCCCTGGGTGAGCCGTCATATGGAGGGCGTGCACTGA
- a CDS encoding VOC family protein, whose amino-acid sequence MHLELIAIIVEEYDSAIEFFVETLGFDLIEDSPSLTNDGRPKRWVVVRPPGTATGILLAQADGEKQRLVIGDQFAGRVGFFLRVTDFVAAYRRMAEAGVKFVTEPRTEPYGQVAVFNDIAGNRWDLLGPHESA is encoded by the coding sequence GTGCATCTAGAGCTGATTGCGATCATCGTCGAGGAGTACGACTCGGCCATCGAATTCTTCGTTGAGACACTCGGTTTCGATCTCATCGAAGACTCGCCGTCACTCACCAACGACGGACGTCCCAAACGGTGGGTTGTCGTTCGCCCACCCGGCACGGCAACGGGAATTCTGCTCGCACAAGCAGACGGAGAAAAGCAACGCCTCGTTATCGGTGACCAGTTCGCTGGCCGGGTCGGCTTCTTTCTACGAGTTACCGACTTCGTGGCGGCCTACCGGCGGATGGCCGAAGCCGGGGTGAAGTTCGTAACCGAGCCTCGCACCGAGCCCTACGGCCAGGTCGCCGTATTCAACGACATCGCGGGAAATCGATGGGACCTACTCGGTCCGCATGAATCCGCATAA
- a CDS encoding alpha/beta hydrolase family protein, whose product MLARKDLRRIAIIVAAVWMTSTGAVAAHAAPAPASADTAVVSLPAPTGENPVGMTELHLTDPDRNDPWDDGPRELLVQIWYPAQDAGAAASAAWMPAGGREEQAAYLTELGVRPDSWTLGSSHSYVNRPAREGDSRFPVLLNSPGMGDTTGWSTAQAEDLASHGYVVVAINHTHEAFSVHFPDGQVERTVVPLDSPQEVLRDVLLPTRVADTRFVLDELSAATTGQGSQTAGRLPAGLAGSLDMAKVGMFGHSLGGSTTVQALHDEPRIRVGVNLDGPILGSVATEGTDKPLLMLAGGASPWYGKPGWEPYWPSNTGMKLPLRVSGTEHMSFCDQQTILPQLAAAGLLPADTNTKAVGRIDPQRSVELQRIYLRTFFDSAFNRNGTGVIEAITTLAQPEILLPW is encoded by the coding sequence GTGTTGGCGCGCAAGGATCTACGACGGATTGCGATCATTGTCGCGGCGGTGTGGATGACCTCCACCGGCGCCGTCGCGGCGCATGCTGCGCCAGCACCGGCATCAGCCGATACTGCGGTCGTGTCCCTGCCCGCCCCTACCGGCGAGAACCCAGTCGGTATGACCGAACTTCACCTCACAGATCCGGATCGAAACGACCCGTGGGACGACGGTCCTCGGGAACTGCTGGTTCAGATCTGGTATCCAGCTCAGGACGCGGGCGCTGCCGCCTCTGCAGCGTGGATGCCCGCGGGCGGGCGGGAGGAGCAAGCCGCTTACCTCACCGAACTCGGTGTACGCCCAGACAGTTGGACTCTCGGTTCCAGCCACAGCTACGTGAACCGGCCGGCGCGCGAAGGAGATAGCCGGTTCCCGGTGTTGCTGAACTCCCCAGGCATGGGTGACACAACCGGATGGAGTACCGCTCAAGCCGAGGATCTCGCCAGCCACGGCTATGTTGTGGTCGCGATCAACCACACGCACGAGGCCTTCTCGGTCCACTTCCCGGACGGACAGGTCGAACGCACGGTTGTCCCGCTCGATTCGCCGCAAGAGGTGTTGCGGGATGTACTGCTGCCCACCCGAGTGGCCGATACGCGCTTCGTGCTCGACGAACTCTCAGCGGCCACCACCGGGCAGGGATCACAGACCGCTGGGAGACTGCCCGCAGGATTGGCGGGGAGTCTGGACATGGCGAAGGTGGGGATGTTCGGACACTCGCTCGGCGGCTCGACTACCGTCCAAGCCTTGCACGATGAGCCCAGGATCCGTGTCGGCGTCAATCTGGACGGGCCGATCCTGGGATCGGTTGCTACCGAGGGGACCGACAAGCCACTGCTCATGCTTGCCGGTGGTGCCTCGCCGTGGTACGGCAAACCCGGCTGGGAACCGTACTGGCCCAGCAACACCGGTATGAAGCTGCCCCTGCGAGTATCGGGCACAGAGCACATGTCATTCTGCGACCAGCAGACGATCCTGCCGCAACTGGCTGCTGCCGGACTGCTTCCGGCTGACACCAATACCAAAGCGGTCGGCAGGATCGACCCCCAGCGCTCGGTCGAACTGCAACGAATCTACTTGCGTACCTTCTTCGACTCTGCGTTCAATCGGAACGGCACCGGTGTCATCGAGGCGATCACCACCCTGGCCCAACCCGAAATCTTGCTTCCCTGGTAG
- a CDS encoding nucleotidyl transferase AbiEii/AbiGii toxin family protein, with product MSIDERDSVAIQFGVAPEQVERDHLISHLLAALSRGFGDRLHFIGGTALARTHLVNGRLSEDIDLVALDNRTVLAAELDAALPRSAARTYGRLEWAPPLSEVPDTEAANLRSASGASVKIQLLSAQGRTVWPTELRSLEQRYSDAPPAELFVPTLPAFAAGKTATWHDRRAPRDLWDLWALNGMGAIDDAAGALYRKHGPTNRLPTPQLFDHAPDDDDWNTQLAGQTRLTISAENALATVRDSWARIAERLE from the coding sequence ATGAGCATTGACGAACGTGACAGTGTCGCAATTCAATTCGGCGTCGCCCCGGAGCAGGTCGAGCGCGACCACCTGATCTCCCATCTGCTGGCGGCACTCAGCCGAGGGTTCGGCGACCGGCTGCACTTCATCGGCGGAACCGCTCTTGCCCGTACGCATCTGGTGAACGGCAGGCTCAGCGAAGACATCGATCTGGTTGCACTGGACAACAGGACGGTACTGGCGGCCGAACTCGACGCCGCTCTGCCGCGATCGGCCGCGCGGACATATGGTCGGCTGGAATGGGCACCGCCGCTGAGCGAGGTCCCGGACACCGAGGCCGCTAATCTTCGCTCCGCATCCGGTGCGTCTGTCAAGATCCAGTTGCTGTCGGCCCAGGGCCGAACGGTGTGGCCAACCGAACTCCGCAGTCTCGAACAGCGATACAGCGACGCGCCACCGGCCGAGTTGTTCGTGCCTACATTGCCGGCCTTTGCGGCAGGGAAGACCGCGACGTGGCACGACCGACGCGCACCACGCGACCTTTGGGATCTTTGGGCGCTGAACGGCATGGGCGCGATCGACGACGCCGCAGGAGCGTTGTATCGCAAGCACGGTCCGACCAACCGGCTTCCCACCCCGCAATTGTTCGATCATGCGCCCGATGACGACGACTGGAATACACAATTGGCCGGGCAGACACGGTTGACGATCAGCGCCGAGAACGCGCTGGCCACGGTTCGAGATTCATGGGCGCGTATCGCGGAGCGACTCGAGTAG
- a CDS encoding type IV toxin-antitoxin system AbiEi family antitoxin domain-containing protein — MAERRSTLLPSELWRAPLRTVRPQDLADVYAQPPSEVARLVDRGVLHRVAHGYYIIIPPDYIGRTWLPVLEAAAAGIASSIYGADQAIVMGISAARMLGAVPRALATAVVAVPSQHRPIALTDRAAQVRFVRRDTDALDAERVETPLGPTLVTTPEQTLLDLARRPELGNAEAEVRSAIRTLYQRSDSSRLTQLAADQRLGAALRRAKGWASHEH, encoded by the coding sequence GTGGCTGAGCGTCGCAGTACCTTGCTGCCCAGTGAACTCTGGCGGGCACCGCTTCGAACCGTGCGGCCGCAGGACCTCGCTGATGTCTACGCTCAACCGCCGTCCGAGGTCGCGCGGCTCGTCGATCGGGGCGTGCTGCACCGTGTTGCGCACGGCTACTACATCATCATCCCGCCGGACTACATCGGCCGGACCTGGCTCCCCGTCCTCGAGGCGGCCGCTGCGGGAATTGCGTCTTCGATTTATGGTGCGGATCAGGCCATTGTCATGGGCATCAGTGCGGCACGCATGCTGGGAGCCGTACCTCGCGCACTGGCGACCGCGGTGGTTGCGGTTCCGAGCCAGCACCGGCCGATCGCGCTGACCGACCGCGCGGCGCAGGTTCGGTTCGTCCGTCGTGATACCGACGCACTCGATGCCGAGCGCGTCGAAACGCCACTGGGCCCGACACTTGTCACTACTCCGGAACAGACCCTGCTCGATCTAGCCCGGCGCCCAGAGCTGGGCAACGCCGAAGCGGAGGTTCGTTCAGCGATCAGGACGCTGTACCAACGTAGCGATTCGTCGAGACTTACGCAGCTCGCTGCGGATCAGCGTTTGGGCGCGGCGCTTCGACGTGCGAAAGGCTGGGCGAGCCATGAGCATTGA
- a CDS encoding MFS transporter, translating into MTSPQSAPPVSPVALFAHRDYRHLFGAQLVALFGNGLTTVALGLLAYQLAGPRAGAVLGTALTIKMVAYVLIAPLAGAWADRVPRRQALVGLDLVRASIVLMLPFIDQIWQIYVLIAILQSASAAFTPTFQAVLPDILPDERDYTRALSYSQLASSLESLLSPLLAAVLIGVVSFHWLFTGTAAGFLVSAALVVSSRIPDAVRRAGNPVVLDRILSGVRIFAATPRLRGLQGLNLVVAAVGSIVMVNTVNLVQQTLGRSESDVAWLLAANGLGVITVALSVPRLLERIGERTLMLTGAGVLLTAIVAALTSSTAVTGDWRWPVLFPIWATIGMGTGLVLTPTGRVLRRSSSAEDRPALFAAQFSLSHACWLLVYPITGWLATTTGFTTTWAVLAVLAALGIVIALVCWPRRDNEPLLHIHEPGTDPNHLTDARPLPGGGHVHAHSIVIDPNHRNWPKLVGTAGEA; encoded by the coding sequence GTGACCTCTCCGCAATCCGCGCCCCCGGTATCGCCGGTGGCGCTGTTCGCCCACCGTGACTACCGGCATCTGTTCGGTGCGCAGCTGGTGGCACTGTTCGGCAACGGGTTGACCACCGTCGCGCTCGGTCTCCTCGCCTATCAGCTGGCGGGCCCCCGCGCGGGCGCGGTGCTGGGCACGGCGCTGACGATCAAGATGGTCGCCTATGTCCTCATCGCGCCTTTGGCCGGTGCCTGGGCCGACCGGGTGCCCCGGCGGCAGGCGCTGGTCGGGCTCGATCTGGTGCGCGCCTCGATCGTGTTGATGCTGCCGTTCATCGACCAGATCTGGCAGATCTATGTGCTGATCGCGATCCTGCAGTCCGCCTCGGCGGCGTTCACCCCGACTTTCCAGGCGGTGTTGCCCGATATCCTGCCTGACGAACGCGATTACACCCGGGCGCTGTCGTACTCGCAACTGGCTTCCAGCCTGGAATCGCTGCTGAGCCCGCTGCTGGCGGCCGTGCTGATCGGGGTCGTGTCCTTTCACTGGTTGTTCACCGGCACCGCGGCGGGTTTCCTGGTCTCCGCGGCGCTGGTGGTATCGAGTCGGATTCCCGACGCCGTGCGGCGGGCCGGGAATCCGGTCGTGCTCGACCGGATCCTGTCGGGGGTGCGGATCTTCGCCGCGACCCCACGCCTGCGCGGCTTGCAGGGGCTGAATCTTGTTGTGGCAGCGGTTGGTTCGATTGTCATGGTCAATACGGTCAACCTGGTTCAGCAGACCCTGGGCCGTTCCGAATCCGATGTGGCGTGGCTGCTGGCCGCCAACGGACTCGGCGTGATCACGGTGGCGCTGTCGGTGCCACGGCTGCTGGAACGAATCGGTGAACGCACCCTCATGCTCACCGGGGCGGGCGTACTGCTCACCGCGATCGTGGCCGCACTGACGTCATCGACCGCCGTGACCGGAGATTGGCGTTGGCCGGTCCTGTTCCCGATCTGGGCGACCATCGGTATGGGCACCGGTCTGGTCCTGACCCCCACCGGGCGGGTGTTGCGCCGCTCCAGCAGTGCCGAGGATCGGCCCGCCCTGTTCGCCGCGCAATTCTCGCTGTCCCATGCCTGCTGGCTGCTGGTCTATCCGATCACCGGCTGGCTGGCCACCACCACCGGATTCACCACCACCTGGGCAGTTCTCGCGGTCCTGGCCGCGCTGGGCATCGTGATCGCACTGGTCTGCTGGCCGCGCCGCGACAACGAACCGCTCCTACACATCCACGAACCCGGCACCGACCCCAACCACCTCACCGACGCGCGACCGCTACCAGGCGGCGGCCACGTCCACGCCCACTCCATCGTCATCGACCCCAACCACCGCAACTGGCCCAAACTCGTCGGCACCGCGGGCGAAGCCTGA
- a CDS encoding SDR family NAD(P)-dependent oxidoreductase: MTGEGAGRFDGRVAVVTGASSGLGQAVARSLRAGGAKVFGVGRDKDRLNATLDGPETDWLAADLTDPAASTLVIDACVERFGGIDILVNAAGAHTMRHTAQTTDADWQHDLAVNLNAPFFLSRAALPHLLERQGNIVNVASIAGLEGQAYSAAYCAAKHGLIGLTRAMALEFDSRGIRINAVCPGGMTTPLLQNFTFPEDPDYTLIMKTAAARGLMDPIQVANVITFLCSPEASAVHGAVYTVDNGKMAL; encoded by the coding sequence ATGACGGGCGAGGGTGCCGGACGTTTCGATGGCCGGGTCGCGGTGGTGACCGGAGCGTCGTCGGGGCTGGGACAGGCCGTGGCGCGGTCACTGCGGGCGGGCGGGGCGAAGGTATTCGGTGTCGGGCGGGACAAGGACCGGCTCAACGCCACCCTCGATGGCCCCGAAACCGATTGGCTGGCAGCTGATCTCACCGATCCGGCCGCGAGCACGCTGGTGATCGACGCCTGCGTCGAGCGGTTCGGCGGCATCGACATCCTGGTGAACGCGGCCGGTGCGCACACCATGCGGCACACCGCGCAGACCACCGACGCCGACTGGCAGCACGACCTCGCCGTCAACCTGAACGCGCCATTCTTCCTCTCCCGCGCCGCCCTCCCCCACCTGCTCGAACGACAGGGCAACATAGTCAATGTCGCCTCCATCGCGGGCCTCGAAGGCCAGGCCTACTCGGCCGCCTACTGCGCCGCCAAGCACGGCCTCATCGGCCTCACCCGCGCCATGGCCCTGGAATTCGACAGTCGCGGCATCCGCATCAACGCCGTCTGCCCCGGCGGTATGACCACCCCACTGCTACAGAACTTCACCTTCCCCGAGGACCCCGACTACACCCTCATCATGAAGACCGCCGCCGCCCGCGGCCTCATGGATCCCATCCAGGTAGCCAACGTCATCACCTTCCTGTGCTCCCCCGAAGCCTCCGCCGTCCACGGCGCCGTCTACACCGTCGACAACGGCAAAATGGCCCTCTGA
- a CDS encoding LppP/LprE family lipoprotein produces MARTRSIFGTARLTAAGVLAATLGMISTGCTATSSTPQATPTSAVVPVAEQRGAPNGSGNGLCFDPNSVLAQSALAKLPAAPIGTWSVGQTSNDPISAGCDGLLSWMMADTNTNHPYTQVLFFTGGTYLGTTTSDPYMFTMLTAHTRTSISLTYRWTVGNDPMCCPQGGPSVVTFTLNGTTITANGQFPPHS; encoded by the coding sequence GTGGCGCGAACTCGAAGCATCTTCGGTACGGCCCGGCTCACCGCAGCGGGCGTCCTCGCGGCGACTCTCGGGATGATCTCGACGGGTTGCACGGCAACCTCGTCGACCCCGCAGGCCACCCCGACGAGCGCCGTGGTCCCCGTCGCCGAGCAGCGCGGCGCCCCGAACGGCAGCGGCAACGGCCTGTGCTTCGATCCGAATTCCGTCCTCGCGCAATCCGCCCTGGCCAAACTCCCCGCCGCCCCCATCGGCACCTGGTCCGTCGGGCAGACCAGCAACGATCCGATCAGCGCGGGCTGCGACGGCCTGCTGTCCTGGATGATGGCCGATACCAACACCAATCACCCTTATACCCAGGTCCTGTTCTTCACCGGCGGCACCTACCTCGGCACCACCACCTCCGACCCCTACATGTTCACCATGTTGACCGCGCACACCCGCACCAGCATCTCCCTCACCTATCGCTGGACCGTCGGCAACGACCCGATGTGCTGCCCGCAGGGCGGCCCCAGCGTCGTCACCTTCACCCTCAACGGCACTACCATCACCGCCAACGGCCAGTTCCCGCCGCACTCCTGA
- a CDS encoding helix-turn-helix domain-containing protein yields MPMSRRRSAPVPPEVSEALREARERRILSREKAAQLANISTSLWTQIENGVQYKNDRKVQTSTTADTLQSMAEAVGLDPQVVLVQVGLEAPRETTPTPPAPAPKGGIVDLSGLSEYDLHLVAGYVAGLKARYTR; encoded by the coding sequence ATGCCCATGAGCAGACGACGGAGCGCGCCGGTTCCACCGGAGGTCAGCGAGGCCCTGCGCGAGGCCCGGGAACGCCGGATCCTGTCCCGGGAGAAGGCAGCCCAACTCGCCAACATCAGTACCAGCCTCTGGACTCAGATCGAGAACGGCGTCCAGTACAAGAACGACCGCAAGGTGCAGACGAGCACGACGGCCGATACGTTGCAATCAATGGCGGAGGCGGTCGGGCTCGACCCACAGGTAGTACTGGTTCAGGTCGGGCTGGAGGCTCCTCGGGAAACCACACCCACCCCACCTGCTCCGGCACCCAAGGGCGGCATCGTCGACCTTTCCGGTTTGTCCGAGTACGACCTGCATCTCGTGGCGGGCTACGTCGCCGGACTCAAGGCCCGATACACACGATGA
- a CDS encoding PE-PPE domain-containing protein, whose protein sequence is MITVLSCRGTGERLGAPGNLLTAVTGRLDPAKYSIGPEVDYPASIGPANPQYGLDGCSEEQSIDTGVRALAAAVRATPNRAGLLGYSLGAEVVTRFLEAKARGEYADCDIAWAANIANPLRREGDSIDPNPVGFGINGQREPWPDCIPTWEVANPADCITSCPADSPLRTLADTLSAFSFAEFGGWTRAMVDRLRVNRWQPTRRDGWTRPVRTWRMWEAAAASMEGYLSGGQHNLAYQRDGYCERLADILNAHEELPERLPSAIA, encoded by the coding sequence ATGATCACCGTTCTGAGCTGCCGGGGCACCGGCGAGCGGCTGGGCGCGCCCGGCAACCTGCTCACCGCTGTCACCGGCCGACTGGACCCCGCCAAGTATTCGATCGGCCCCGAGGTCGACTATCCCGCGAGCATCGGTCCGGCCAATCCCCAGTACGGCCTGGACGGTTGTTCGGAGGAACAATCCATCGACACCGGTGTGCGGGCACTGGCGGCGGCTGTCCGCGCCACCCCGAACCGGGCCGGATTGCTCGGATACAGCCTCGGCGCGGAGGTCGTCACGCGATTCCTCGAGGCCAAGGCTCGCGGCGAATACGCGGACTGCGATATCGCGTGGGCCGCCAATATCGCGAATCCGCTTCGCCGGGAGGGTGATTCGATCGACCCGAATCCGGTGGGATTCGGCATCAACGGTCAGCGTGAACCGTGGCCGGACTGCATTCCGACCTGGGAGGTGGCCAATCCCGCCGACTGCATCACCTCATGCCCGGCGGATTCGCCGTTGCGTACGCTCGCCGATACGTTGTCCGCCTTCAGTTTCGCGGAGTTCGGTGGCTGGACTCGGGCAATGGTCGATCGTTTGCGTGTGAATCGTTGGCAGCCGACTCGGCGGGACGGGTGGACGCGTCCGGTGCGAACCTGGCGGATGTGGGAAGCGGCCGCGGCTTCGATGGAGGGCTATCTATCCGGCGGTCAACACAACCTGGCCTATCAGCGGGACGGTTACTGCGAGCGGCTCGCCGATATCCTCAACGCCCACGAGGAACTACCAGAGCGGCTGCCGTCGGCGATAGCGTGA